A window of Lates calcarifer isolate ASB-BC8 unplaced genomic scaffold, TLL_Latcal_v3 _unitig_1710_quiver_1240, whole genome shotgun sequence genomic DNA:
CCCGTCCTGATGATGACACACATACCAAGAGAAATGTActgtcactttgttttgttctttggaaaatgaggaaatattcaAAGAACAGCAAATCTGAGATGAAACAGGAAAACCTCAACCTTAGTGATGGGTTCAAACCTGGTCTGTCTGATTCTTCTCAGGAACAAAATGTAAAGCTGTTgaaatgaagctgaaaacactgaaaagttataaaaaaatcaaatctttGACCACGTTTTTACATTAGACTCCTTCACAGCTTGATGTCAATCAGGAGACCTGATTAATCTCCACTCTGTATtctacattcatttttacagctgtGTACATTGTCATTTATCCAAGATATGTGTTGTTTCATACCAGGGGCACGAGCAGCATTTGCTGCATGTTGGTCATTAAAGAAGCAAGTAGTTAATGCTGAGGGGGGCAGTTAAAAACACCAGAATGgactcatttgttttccttgttgTGAGATGTTAAATGTTGGTAATGTGAAACTTGTTTTTTGCCGTTTTGAGGAACTGAACTTCTCATTGTCTCTACCTCTGCCCACCCCCACAAAAATTGTTTTCACGTTTCACATATCATCTGATACTGAGTCTTGCTATCAGTCATATCTCGCATTGCCCAACATGAATCCAGATTATATTGAGTATAATCAATATTGTCAATATATTATATTGAGTTCCATCAATCGTCCCTTCTGTGCAATCAGAAGAAAAAGGCCAATGGACAAAGGAAGATTTCCCGTTGGAGTGACGGATGGATGGTTGGAAGGatagataaaaaaataaaatgtgtttttttttctgaaggagTGACGGGAACTGATGACCATCTGTTTTCTCATACTTCTGACATCTTGACAGGCtggtttgtttttccttgttgTGAGATGTTAAATGTTGGTAATGTGAACTGTGTTTTCaacttgtttttcctgttttgaggAACAAGGAAATATTCAAAGAAAAATTCATCAAGTTTCAGGTGAACACCACTTCAAAGGAAGTTCTTGTTCATCTCACCTGGGTCATTTTGTTCTTGACTGCAACAGAACTAAATCCATGTAATCGAGGCTTCAAGGCCTCGAAAACTTAGCTCGTGTTTAAATATAATCTCACAGAATCTTGTTGCCattaaatgtaaacagagaTCAGTGTCTTGTCTTATATGATTATGCCATCACAGTACAATAACCCAGGGCGATCGAGAAGCTGTCATGTCGTTCATCTTTATATGCAGTCATTTGAAGGAATGTATCATAGGAGACGTCACACTAggctttaaaatacaaaatattctgACATGTTAGTTTTTTCATCGGGGTGTCCTGTGATGTCCCAGACACTACATCTCTGTTTTTTGATTATGTCGCGCTACAAGGCCCGTTTGTTGTTCTAAACGTTCAGATTTGGGCCCAGTGCTAGAAACTGTTGTTGAATTAAGCCACTGCCTCTAAAAATGTGTGCATACGTCTCTGACATCCACCTCCCTGATCTACACGCCTGTTTTTGCTGAGCTATATAAAGGTCACAGGTTTGTAGAAGACACAGTTCAACTGAGAAAACATCCAACGTGACAATGAAGATCACTGTGTTtctcctgttgctgctggtcTGCTCTGACTCCACAGCTCAGACTACACCGGAGGCAGATGAGGAAATTCTTGTAAAGCGAAGTGCCCCCAACAGCCCTGTCCGCAGGACGTCCATGCTTTCCTGAGAGAGTTAACCACCTTATTGGCTCAGAATGAAGGTACAGTATCATGTCAGGTAGTGACAGAAGTAACAGCATCAGGAAACCTTCACTAGGAACCACTGTTGTTTTACAAAGGTTTCTGTGTCATCCCAACTATTAATGTGTGAATATACCACCCAGGATTGGTTGCAGCTGAAGAGATACTTTATAGTTGGTCAGATGATGATGTCCATGTTTATGGATCCCTGAGCCACGTTTCTAGTCTTCACCCCACAAGCAATAATCTCTCTAACATGCTAATACGTTGAGAAGAGTCAGTAGGATGGAAAATATTTACACAATAAGCGCTTCGTAGCTGTCCACATGGTGGTGCTATTGctaacacattttaatatgttgAGCATCTGCCCAGGGGGAATGTATGCAAGAGGTATATGTGTAGTATGTGAAAAACTAATGCTTTTATGTGCATTTCCATAGATGTCAACTGAAACAgtgtttatatttaatatttcaaatgaaatgtatcATCAGAGTgttaaaaaatgcagaaaattcCTAACAATCTGCAGTGTTACCATCTGGAACCGCGTTTCTAGTTGTTAATATATGAGAATAGAAGTGAGTAAATAATTAGTGTAACTGTTGCCTGTCATTACTCTCTCAGTCAGACAGGTGGCGTTCTCAGCCTCTCTGTTGGCTGAAGGTTCGGTGACTCTTGGACCCTGTAACACGTTCACTACTCTGATCTTCAAACGTGTCGTCGCAAACATTGGAAATGCCTACAACCCAAACACAGGTACTGAACTCTGAAATACTCACAGTCATGATGAAGTTGCTCTGATTGACAGATGttgattttccatttgaaatgacaaaaacaaatgttccaCAGGTATTTTCACTGCACCTGTGAGAGGAGCTTACCACTTCGAGTTCTACGTAGCTGTGATTGGaggtcaaacagctgctgtgttggtCAAGAACAAAGAGCGCATTTTTGCAGTGGCTGAGTATCAGTCGCCTGGTTTTGGGAGTTCTGCTCAAGGCGCTACACTGGCTCTAGAGGCTGgagatgttgtgtttgttcaaCTGTGGGTTGACAACAAGATATTTGACAATCAAAGTCACCACACCACCTTCAGTGGTCATCTGCTGTTCACTATGTGAGAAGGAAACACTCCCTCTTTGATATGAAAgatatgaaaattaaaatgttgaaaattagAAATTCTTCATCTGATCATGACAGACAATCATGGTGTA
This region includes:
- the LOC108890248 gene encoding complement C1q-like protein 2; this translates as PCPQDVHAFLRELTTLLAQNEVRQVAFSASLLAEGSVTLGPCNTFTTLIFKRVVANIGNAYNPNTGIFTAPVRGAYHFEFYVAVIGGQTAAVLVKNKERIFAVAEYQSPGFGSSAQGATLALEAGDVVFVQLWVDNKIFDNQSHHTTFSGHLLFTM